The following are encoded in a window of Gossypium raimondii isolate GPD5lz chromosome 13, ASM2569854v1, whole genome shotgun sequence genomic DNA:
- the LOC105783676 gene encoding LOW QUALITY PROTEIN: protein ALWAYS EARLY 2 (The sequence of the model RefSeq protein was modified relative to this genomic sequence to represent the inferred CDS: inserted 2 bases in 2 codons): MAPTRKYKSVNKQYSSKCEVSPDKDAGNSRKSNPKKKLFDKLGPPWSKAEIERFYKAYREYGKDWKKVAAAVRNRSTEMVEAFYIMNRAYLSLPDGVASVIGLIAMMTDHYSVLGGSDAEIESNEPSKIPRKTQKRKRVKAHFGSSKEDVFLPQSIASTQGCLSLLKRIGFNGINPHAVGRRTPRVPVSYSYRRDDMENYNPPKKRVKKSEANDNDDEHVAAVTLTGALQRGSCPQFSQRPYKKAECRRSAPVQCYDRMLLQSETTKAKLPSSSSKHRIESRHGGKEPVIGTYIKDTGPTEDMEGAGTVEVREKGKKVYRKKVKAGEFINNLSDDGGEACSGIEEGIIDRAVKGKVEMEISRGKSKLSPWSQRKKSKKIVSGDESASLDALLALANLSTSISPASIIESEVSAKFKEDRIARETDEKPSASEAASTSHRRDETKHIGPKEKVLNLITEAEDGTSRKSKVGRYSAKDDNVVSEPKQQAESTNNSKKRKSKSFSTSQLQISNPEARMDSPFIQSFDNEDMAEEMNKSLTKGSSAQSSVQSQQRKSFRVPEDSLTKNDPKFAETDSLVSTFQVPAESKLVSLPNKHQSRRKMNLKRALLSTDINSLNYTLANQPNKDSLSQDGLKERLSFCLSSNLARRWCSFEWFYSAIDYAWFVKXEFVEYLNHVGLGHIPRLTRVEWGVIRSSLGKPRRFSERFXHEEREKLKQYRESVRQHYAQLRIGTTEGLPTDLPQPLSIGQRVIAIHPETREVNDGKVLDLEHDSFKVQFDRPKLGVELVTDIDCMPLNPLENLPETLGSQNLAFDKFPATPNVSQVNGHSDFRGSGVYAPSGHLENATSSVNMLANPIKVDASRNVLNAKTSVPSVVAAHQTANGLPLTMAHIQGREADIQVMSELNRALDKKEAILMELRNTNDDILDNKSGGNCLKGSEPFKKHIATVLVQLKEANGQVSSALHNLRQHNAYPANPVSPQQKPPTKSNFLGSLTSSIDSSLVSLESDSVAGEIVEGSRLKAGSMVDAAIKAMSSTKEDEDPFMRIVEVLDSIDKLQFTPDIRMPVIKSAEPENGSISYQKHLVSRLPQNNEQVPSELITSCVATLLMIRTCTERQFPPADVAQIMDLAARSLHPWCSENLWIYREIQRCMGKIKTQILALIPT, encoded by the exons ATGGCCCcaacaagaaaatataaaagtgtGAACAAACAATATTCGAGTAAATGTGAAGTATCTCCTGATAAAGACGCaggaaattcaagaaaaagtaACCCAAAG AAGAAACTATTTGACAAGCTAGGGCCTCCATGGAGCAAGGCAGAGATTGAGCGGTTTTATAAAGCTTATCGGGAGTATGGGAAAGATTGGAAGAAG GTGGCTGCTGCTGTGCGTAACAGATCCACTGAAATGGTGGAGGCCTTTTACATTATGAATCGG gCATATTTATCCTTGCCAGATGGAGTAGCATCTGTAATTGGCCTTATAGCAATGATGACTGATCACTATAGTGTCCTG GGAGGGAGTGATGCAGAAATAGAGAGCAATGAGCCTTCTAAAATACCCCGGAAAACTCAAAAGCGCAAGCGGGTAAAGGCTCATTTTGGTTCATCAAAAGAGGATGTTTTTCTGCCCCAATCAATTGCATCCACTCAAGGATGCCTGTCTTTGTTGAAAAGAATAGGCTTTAACG GTATAAATCCTCATGCAGTTGGGAGAAGGACTCCTCGAGTCCCAGTTTCATATTCATATAGGAGAGACGACATGGAAAATTATAATCCGCCAAAAAAAAGAGTTAAGAAGTCAGAGGctaatgataatgatgatgaacATGTCGCTGCAGTCACATTGACTGGGGCATTGCAAAGAGGAAGCTGCCCACAGTTTTCTCAAAGACCTTATAAAAAGGCTGAATGCAGAAGATCCGCACCTGTTCAGTGCTATGATCGGATG TTGCTTCAATCAGAGACAACCAAGGCCAAGCTCCCTAGTTCTTCCAGTAAACACCGGATTGAAAGCAGGCATGGAGGCAAGGAACCTGTCATTGGAACTTACATAAAAGATACAGGCCCCACGGAGGATATGGAAGGTGCTGGTACTGTAGAAGTGCGTGAAAAGGGGAAAAAGGTTTACCGGAAGAAAGTGAAAGCTGGTGAGTTCATAAACAATTTGTCTGATGATGGTGGAGAAGCATGTAGCGGCATAGAAGAAGGAATTATAGATAGGGCTGTCAAAGGAAAAGTTGAGATGGAGATTTCCCGTGGAAAAAGTAAACTTTCACCATGGAGTCAGAGGAAGAAAAGCAAGAAGATTGTCTCGGGAG ATGAGAGCGCTTCCCTAGATGCCCTACTGGCATTAGCCAATTTGTCTACATCTATATCTCCAGCATCAATTATAGAATCTG AAGTATCTGCCAAATTCAAAGAGGATAGAATTGCACGTGAAACAGATGAGAAGCCAAGTGCATCTGAAGCTGCTTCTACAAGTCATCGTAGAGATGAAACTAAGCACATAGGGCCAAAAGAAAAGGTGCTCAACTTAATCACTGAAGCTGAAGATGGTACCTCCAGAAAATCAAAAGTTGGAAGGTATTCAGCTAAGGATGACAATGTTGTTTCTGAACCAAAGCAACAGGCAGAATCTACCAATAactcaaagaaaagaaaaagcaaatcCTTCAGTACTTCACAG CTGCAGATTTCAAATCCAGAAGCTCGAATGGATTCTCCTTTCATACAATCTTTTGATAATGAG GACATGGCTGAAGAAATGAACAAAAGTCTCACTAAAGGAAGCAGTGCTCAATCTTCTGTTCAATCACAACAAAGGAAATCATTCAGAGTGCCAGAGGATTCCCTCACTAaaaatgatccaaaatttgCTGAAACTGATTCACTGGTGTCAACTTTTCAAGTTCCTGCGGAATCTAAACTAGTTAGCTTACCAAATAAGCATCAAAGTAGACGTAAAATGAACCTGAAGAGAGCGTTACTTTCAACAGATATAAATTCTCTCAATTACACCTTAGCAAATCAACCAAACAAGGACTCTCTCTCACAAGACGGACTaaag GAAAGGCTCTCTTTCTGCTTATCATCTAATCTGGCAAGAAGATGGTGCTCTTTTGAATGGTTTTACAGTGCTATTGATTATGCTTGGTTTGTTA AGGAGTTCGTGGAGTACTTAAATCATGTTGGATTAGGTCACATTCCAAGGCTTACTCGTGTTGAGTGGGGTGTCATAAGAAG TTCCCTTGGCAAACCTCGGAGGTTTTCCGAACGCT TACATGAAGAGAGGGAAAAACTTAAACAGTATCGGGAGTCTGTGAGACAGCATTATGCTCAACTTCGCATTGGTACCACGGAAGGACTTCCAACGGATTTGCCACAACCTTTATCAATTGGGCAACGTGTAATTGCCATTCATCCCGAAACGAGGGAAGTTAATGATGGAAAAGTACTTGATTTGGAGCATGACAGTTTCAAGGTCCAGTTTGACCGTCCCAAATTAGGAGTTGAACTTGTCACG GATATTGATTGTATGCCATTAAACCCATTGGAAAATTTGCCGGAAACTCTTGGGAGTCAAAATCTTGCTTTTGATAAATTCCCTGCGACACCCAATGTGTCTCAAGTAAATGGACATTCAGATTTTCGTGGGTCCGGGGTATACGCTCCAAGTGGGCATCTGGAGAATGCAACTAGCTCTGTGAACATGTTGGCCAATCCAATAAAG GTGGATGCAAGCCGTAATGTTTTGAATGCTAAGACATCTGTTCCTAGTGTTGTTGCTGCACATCAAACAGCAAATGGTCTACCCCTTACCATGGCCCATATCCAAGGGAGGGAAGCTGATATACAAGTTATGTCTGAGTTGAACCGTGCTCTGGACAAGAAG GAAGCTATATTGATGGAGCTCAGAAATACGAATGACGACATATTGGACAACAAAAGCGGAGGAAATTGCTTAAAAGGTTCTGAGCCTTTCAAGAAGCATATTGCAACGGTACTTGTACAGCTAAAGGAAGCCAATGGCCAG GTTTCTTCTGCTTTACATAACTTGAGACAACATAATGCTTACCCAGCAAACCCAGTATCACCACAGCAGAAACCTCCAACTAAGTCCAATTTCTTAGGTAGCTTGACAAGTTCTATTGACAGTTCTCTTGTTTCACTAGAATCTGATTCTGTTGCGGGCGAAATTGTTGAAGGCTCAAGATTAAAAGCGGGTTCTATGGTGGATGCCGCTATTAAG GCCATGTCATCTACAAAGGAGGACGAAGATCCATTTATGAGGATTGTAGAAGTTTTGGACTCCATAGATAAACTACAATTTACACCTGACATTAGGATGCCGGTGATAAAGTCAGCGGAGCCAGAGAATGGCAGTATCAGTTATCAAAAACACTTGGTTTCCAGATTACCTCAAAACAATGAACAAGTTCCTTCAGAGCTTATCACATCATGTGTTGCTACTTTGCTCATGATACGG ACATGTACTGAGCGACAATTTCCCCCAGCCGATGTGGCTCAAATTATGGATTTGGCTGCTAGAAGCTTGCATCCATGGTGTAGCGAGAACCTGTGGATTTACCGAGAAATACAAAGGTGCATGGgcaaaattaaaactcaaatattaGCTTTAATACCAACTTGA
- the LOC128036173 gene encoding non-functional pseudokinase ZED1-like → MGFYLNVGGSSSVSTTFHKVQPHRHFPTEEIIIATNCYDGNRIVVYDGGYRLYKVSLKDRPIFVKKYDSHYPLGLKYYAYKDIVIGSQMSGYKNVLKVLGCCLETQNPSVVYEFACKSLSRSLSATNVKPVLPWKCRLRIAMDLANAVTSSHSIF, encoded by the exons ATGGGATTTTATCTCAATGTTGGTGGATCTTCGTCAGTTTCTACAACGTTCCACAAG GTCCAACCCCATCGTCATTTCCCTACAGAAGAAATTATCATAGCAACAAATTGCTATGATGGAAATCGGATTGTAGTTTATGACGGTGGTTATCGATTGTACAAAGTCTCTTTAAAGGACCGTCCAATATTTGTTAAGAAGTATGATAGTCATTATCCCCTTGGATTGAAATATTATGCTTACAAAGATATTGTCATAGGATCACAAATGAGTGGTTAcaaaaatgttttgaaagtTCTAGGATGCTGCTTGGAGACCCAAAATCCGAGTGTAGTTTACGAATTTGCATGCAAAAGCCTCTCCAGATCTCTCTCTGCAACAAATGTTAAGCCAGTACTGCCATGGAAATGCAGGTTGAGAATTGCAATGGATTTAGCAAATGCAGTGACATCTTCACACAGCATTTTCTAG
- the LOC128036172 gene encoding probable serine/threonine-protein kinase PBL19: MLDHNNVPKLMDFGLGISLPQGQAHVEDAVIGRIGLSAPEYVTTGYLTEKADVYLFGMLLLELLGGRKLTIVERNILDTDEKHCAEIFSSFVDPRM, encoded by the coding sequence ATGTTGGATCACAACAATGTTCCCAAACTCATGGACTTTGGACTAGGTATATCTCTTCCTCAAGGACAAGCACATGTGGAGGATGCTGTTATAGGGAGAATAGGGCTCTCAGCTCCCGAGTATGTGACCACAGGTTATTTAACGGAGAAGGCTGATGTTTATCTTTTTGGAATGCTTCTACTTGAGCTTTTAGGTGGAAGGAAGCTAACAATTGTGGAGCGTAATATACTGGATACTGATGAGAAGCACTGTGCTGAAATATTCAGTAGTTTTGTGGATCCAAGAATGTAG